The proteins below are encoded in one region of Deltaproteobacteria bacterium:
- the mraZ gene encoding division/cell wall cluster transcriptional repressor MraZ, translated as MARGRFTYTMDAKGRVAMPQVMRDEVKPQGARPPVLTNFPGVPAIAVYSAQDWDEIEGRIKGMSQVQPEVQMMSRLMLSGAFDCDFDGQGRLTIPADLREYAGLQRDIVLAGIGKRIEIWDKARFEREVATAKDRGPELARSVADLGL; from the coding sequence ATGGCCCGCGGTCGCTTCACCTACACGATGGACGCCAAGGGACGAGTCGCCATGCCGCAGGTGATGCGCGATGAGGTGAAGCCGCAAGGCGCTCGTCCTCCCGTCCTGACCAACTTTCCGGGCGTGCCGGCCATCGCAGTCTACTCCGCGCAGGACTGGGACGAGATCGAGGGCCGCATCAAGGGCATGTCGCAAGTGCAGCCCGAGGTGCAGATGATGAGCCGGCTGATGCTCTCCGGCGCGTTCGACTGCGACTTCGACGGCCAAGGCCGCCTGACGATCCCCGCCGACCTGCGCGAGTACGCCGGGTTGCAGCGCGACATCGTGCTCGCCGGCATCGGCAAGCGCATCGAGATTTGGGACAAAGCCCGCTTCGAGCGCGAGGTGGCGACCGCGAAAGACCGCGGCCCCGAGCTCGCTCGCAGCGTGGCGGATTTGGGTCTGTGA
- a CDS encoding phosphomannomutase/phosphoglucomutase gives MSIFKAYDIRGVVPSELNVESAYRIGRATARFLGARRLAIGRDARTHSPELGEALVRGVREEGASVLDIGLAATPMLYFATDALGADGGIMLTASHNPAQYNGMKICGKSAVPIGEATGLREIERIAGEVSRSAPAARGGRESKDVVDAYVRHALAVASGEIAPLHVAIDCANGMAAVGLEPLLARLPLRVERLYFEPDGRFPNHPADPLKVENLRDVSAAVRRTGADFGVAFDGDADRAIFVDERGEPVPSDLMTGVLAALQLKRHGGGKVLYDLRSSWATSDAIRDAGGEPGMCRVGHSFVKAQMRESGAVFAGELSGHFYFRFSERLVADDGIAAFVALADTLSRAGRPLSELIAPLRRYHASGEINRHVDDPRAIIDAVAREHASAREVSRLDGLLVRYDDWWFNLRPSNTEPLLRLNLEAKTATRMCAERDAMLARIGGHA, from the coding sequence ATGTCGATCTTCAAGGCCTACGACATTCGCGGCGTGGTTCCGAGCGAGCTGAACGTGGAGAGCGCCTATCGCATCGGGCGCGCGACGGCGCGCTTCCTCGGCGCGCGCCGCCTCGCGATCGGGCGCGACGCGCGCACACACTCGCCGGAGCTCGGGGAGGCGCTGGTACGCGGCGTGCGCGAAGAGGGCGCGAGCGTGCTCGACATCGGGCTCGCGGCGACGCCGATGCTGTACTTCGCGACCGACGCGCTCGGCGCGGACGGCGGCATCATGCTCACCGCGTCGCACAATCCCGCGCAGTACAACGGGATGAAGATCTGCGGGAAGAGCGCAGTGCCGATCGGCGAGGCGACGGGCCTGCGCGAGATCGAGCGCATCGCGGGGGAAGTGAGCCGCAGCGCTCCCGCCGCGCGCGGCGGGCGTGAGAGCAAGGACGTGGTCGACGCCTACGTGCGCCACGCGCTCGCCGTCGCGAGCGGCGAGATCGCGCCCCTGCACGTCGCGATCGACTGCGCGAACGGGATGGCGGCCGTCGGTCTCGAGCCGCTGCTCGCGCGCCTTCCGCTGCGCGTGGAGAGGCTCTACTTCGAGCCCGACGGACGCTTTCCGAATCATCCGGCGGATCCGCTGAAGGTCGAGAACTTGCGCGACGTGAGCGCCGCGGTGCGCCGCACCGGCGCGGACTTCGGCGTCGCATTCGATGGCGACGCGGACCGCGCGATCTTCGTCGACGAGCGCGGCGAGCCCGTGCCGTCGGACCTCATGACCGGCGTGCTCGCGGCGCTTCAGCTGAAGCGCCACGGCGGCGGCAAAGTGCTCTACGACCTGCGCTCGAGCTGGGCGACCTCCGACGCGATTCGCGACGCGGGCGGCGAGCCGGGCATGTGCCGCGTCGGTCACTCGTTCGTGAAGGCGCAGATGCGCGAGAGCGGGGCGGTGTTCGCTGGCGAGCTCTCGGGCCACTTCTACTTCCGCTTCTCGGAGCGGCTCGTCGCCGACGACGGCATCGCTGCGTTCGTCGCGCTGGCAGACACGCTCAGCCGCGCGGGGCGCCCGCTCTCGGAGCTGATCGCGCCGCTACGCCGCTATCACGCGAGCGGCGAGATCAATCGCCACGTGGACGACCCGCGCGCGATCATCGATGCCGTGGCGCGCGAGCACGCCAGCGCGCGCGAGGTCTCGCGCCTCGACGGCCTGCTCGTCCGCTACGACGACTGGTGGTTCAACCTGCGGCCCTCGAACACGGAGCCGCTGCTGCGCCTGAACCTCGAGGCGAAGACCGCGACGCGCATGTGCGCCGAGCGCGACGCGATGCTCGCGCGCATCGGCGGTCACGCCTGA
- the tatA gene encoding twin-arginine translocase TatA/TatE family subunit → MAGLGIGELLVILVIVVVLFGARRLPEIGSGLGNAIKNFRTGLSGKDEIDVTPKKEELKDPKK, encoded by the coding sequence ATCGCCGGACTCGGCATCGGAGAGCTCCTCGTCATCTTGGTGATCGTCGTCGTGCTGTTCGGTGCGCGGCGATTGCCAGAGATCGGTTCGGGGCTCGGGAATGCGATCAAGAACTTCCGCACCGGCCTCTCGGGCAAGGACGAGATCGACGTCACTCCGAAGAAGGAAGAGCTGAAGGATCCGAAGAAGTAG
- a CDS encoding zinc-ribbon domain-containing protein, with product MRLIVECQQCKSRFRLDEARIPASGAKVRCSHCKTAFVVKRPGATPDDVVGEVIAEATNPGQSSAPAPTEDLFERTHSPNPIAQDAHASGEDHWEFDEAPEAPRARREPAADERSPQRPSAPRSSAAEVDEDLDSLGSPAEWDLLTGAAERIAKEASFQTAPTPAAPRATPARKPERAAPVFVGSAPAASQASHEPEASEPAWRETLAEGVQTTVRGVAWLAASAACAAGLALALAPVGLPAASAPKPAYAAPEGVRNLTVRTLESAVAGRITLVRGELGSGPARTRVRVGWVEESGRVLAATLAGPPLRASELRELGVARIRAEHEQRGEALARGGEFEAVYAELPEGAVGIAVTRERVPEPFAPAAPPTSSDPSALPSSE from the coding sequence ATGCGCTTGATCGTCGAATGTCAGCAGTGCAAGTCCCGGTTTCGCCTCGACGAGGCGCGCATTCCCGCCAGCGGCGCCAAAGTGCGCTGCTCGCACTGCAAGACGGCCTTCGTGGTCAAGCGCCCCGGCGCGACGCCGGACGATGTCGTCGGCGAAGTGATCGCCGAGGCCACGAACCCGGGGCAATCGAGCGCGCCTGCACCGACTGAGGACTTGTTCGAGCGCACGCACTCCCCCAATCCGATCGCGCAGGACGCGCACGCCAGTGGAGAGGACCACTGGGAGTTCGACGAGGCGCCGGAGGCGCCGCGAGCGCGCCGCGAGCCAGCGGCGGACGAGCGCAGCCCGCAGCGGCCAAGCGCACCACGTTCCTCGGCGGCCGAGGTCGACGAAGACCTCGATTCGCTCGGCTCGCCTGCGGAGTGGGACTTGCTGACGGGCGCCGCCGAGCGCATCGCAAAGGAAGCCAGCTTCCAGACCGCTCCCACTCCCGCCGCCCCGCGCGCCACCCCGGCGCGCAAGCCCGAGCGTGCGGCGCCAGTGTTTGTCGGATCCGCGCCGGCGGCGTCGCAGGCTTCCCACGAGCCGGAAGCATCGGAGCCGGCGTGGCGCGAGACGCTCGCGGAAGGCGTCCAGACGACCGTGCGCGGCGTGGCCTGGCTCGCAGCTTCAGCGGCCTGTGCCGCGGGACTCGCCCTCGCGCTGGCTCCTGTGGGGCTGCCGGCGGCGTCCGCCCCGAAGCCCGCGTACGCGGCGCCCGAGGGCGTCCGCAACCTCACGGTCCGCACGCTCGAGAGCGCGGTCGCTGGCCGGATCACCCTCGTCCGAGGCGAGCTCGGTTCAGGCCCTGCGCGCACGCGCGTGCGCGTCGGCTGGGTCGAGGAGTCCGGGCGCGTCCTCGCGGCGACACTCGCGGGCCCGCCGCTCCGCGCGAGCGAGCTGCGCGAGCTCGGAGTCGCACGGATTCGCGCCGAGCACGAGCAGCGCGGCGAAGCGTTGGCGCGCGGCGGGGAGTTCGAGGCGGTCTACGCCGAGTTGCCGGAGGGCGCGGTCGGCATCGCAGTGACCCGAGAGCGCGTGCCGGAGCCGTTCGCGCCGGCGGCGCCGCCTACTTCTTCGGATCCTTCAGCTCTTCCTTCTTCGGAGTGA
- the rsmH gene encoding 16S rRNA (cytosine(1402)-N(4))-methyltransferase RsmH has protein sequence MTVHHQPVLLQETLHWLGAKPGGLIVDGTLGDGGHAEAILERTAPDGRLVGLDRDADALRIAGARLARFGARVSLAHASFRDLTSALADAGVARVDGVLLDLGVSSRQLDQPERGFRFGSETARETALDMRMDRAQGETAADLLARASVDELASCFRDYGELPGAGRLAHTIAARRKDSPLRTTADLLAAIRDARIGGGRKHNPATLVFQALRIAVNDELGALEHGLGAAIDALAPGGRVCVISYHSLEDRLVKQRFASEERPCTCPPSAPVCTCGKKPRLARATRKAVRPSEAEIADNPRARSARLRAAEKLPEAA, from the coding sequence ATCACCGTGCACCACCAACCCGTCCTGCTTCAGGAAACGCTGCACTGGCTCGGCGCAAAGCCCGGGGGCCTGATCGTCGACGGCACGCTCGGCGACGGCGGCCACGCCGAGGCGATTCTCGAGCGCACCGCGCCCGACGGCCGCCTCGTCGGCCTCGACCGCGACGCCGACGCGCTGCGCATCGCCGGCGCTCGCCTCGCCCGCTTCGGCGCGCGCGTCTCGCTCGCGCACGCGAGCTTCCGCGACCTGACGAGCGCGCTCGCGGACGCGGGCGTCGCGCGTGTCGACGGCGTGCTGCTCGACCTCGGCGTCTCCTCGCGCCAGCTCGATCAACCGGAGCGCGGCTTTCGCTTCGGCAGCGAAACGGCGCGTGAGACGGCGCTCGACATGCGCATGGACAGGGCGCAGGGCGAGACCGCTGCCGATCTGCTCGCGCGCGCTTCGGTGGACGAGCTCGCGAGCTGCTTCCGCGACTACGGCGAGCTGCCCGGCGCCGGCCGGCTCGCGCACACGATCGCGGCGCGACGCAAAGATTCGCCGCTGCGCACGACGGCAGATCTGCTCGCGGCGATCCGCGACGCGCGCATCGGCGGCGGACGCAAGCACAACCCCGCGACGCTCGTCTTTCAGGCGCTGCGCATCGCCGTGAACGACGAGCTCGGCGCGCTCGAGCACGGCCTCGGCGCCGCGATCGATGCGCTCGCGCCGGGCGGGCGCGTGTGCGTGATCTCGTACCACTCGCTCGAAGACCGCCTCGTGAAGCAGCGCTTCGCGAGCGAAGAGCGGCCCTGCACCTGCCCGCCTTCGGCGCCCGTGTGCACGTGCGGAAAGAAGCCGCGGCTCGCGCGCGCGACGCGCAAAGCCGTGCGGCCGAGCGAGGCCGAGATCGCTGACAACCCGCGCGCGCGCTCCGCACGGCTGCGCGCCGCAGAGAAGCTGCCGGAGGCTGCATGA
- a CDS encoding histone deacetylase gives MVEDPRYAEHRGPAGHPERPDRLVAVAEALAARRDLLTPLAAREADDAELRLIHGAQHLALVAEGAARAPIRFDADTYACAESERVAKLAAGGAVDLVRAVASGRAHAGLAVVRPPGHHAEAARPMGFCLFNNVAIAARVAQRELGLEKVLIVDWDVHHGNGTQHSFEEDPSVLYFSTHQFPHYPGTGDWHEIGVGRGEGATVNVPMPAACGDDEYLAVFARVLAPIARGFHPDLIILSAGFDAHRDDPLASMEVSEAGYYGMSASVRALADELCGGRLACVLEGGYAASGLREGVGALVDVLAARAVRAPAAAPLEPHSRAAKLVERAAALHRARYGEVGTA, from the coding sequence GTGGTCGAGGATCCGCGTTACGCCGAGCACCGCGGGCCCGCGGGCCACCCCGAGCGCCCGGATCGCCTCGTCGCCGTCGCCGAGGCGCTCGCCGCGCGGCGCGACCTCCTGACACCGCTCGCCGCGCGCGAGGCTGACGACGCGGAGCTGCGCCTGATCCACGGCGCGCAGCATCTCGCGCTCGTCGCCGAAGGCGCCGCGCGCGCGCCCATTCGCTTCGACGCCGACACCTATGCGTGCGCCGAGAGCGAGCGCGTCGCGAAGCTCGCGGCCGGCGGCGCGGTCGATCTCGTGCGCGCGGTCGCGAGCGGCCGCGCACACGCGGGCCTCGCAGTTGTTAGGCCGCCGGGGCATCACGCGGAAGCAGCGCGGCCGATGGGCTTCTGCTTGTTCAACAACGTCGCGATCGCCGCGCGCGTCGCGCAGCGCGAGCTCGGGCTGGAAAAGGTGCTGATCGTCGACTGGGACGTGCACCACGGGAACGGCACGCAGCACAGCTTCGAAGAGGATCCGTCGGTGCTCTACTTCTCGACGCACCAGTTCCCTCACTACCCGGGCACGGGCGACTGGCACGAGATCGGCGTCGGACGCGGCGAGGGCGCGACGGTGAACGTGCCCATGCCCGCCGCGTGCGGCGACGACGAGTACCTCGCGGTGTTCGCGCGCGTGCTCGCGCCGATCGCGCGCGGCTTTCACCCGGACCTGATCATCCTCTCCGCGGGCTTCGACGCGCATCGCGACGATCCACTCGCGTCGATGGAAGTGAGCGAGGCGGGTTATTACGGAATGAGCGCGAGCGTGCGCGCGCTCGCGGACGAGCTGTGCGGCGGCCGACTCGCCTGCGTGCTCGAGGGCGGCTACGCGGCGAGCGGTCTCCGCGAAGGCGTGGGCGCGCTCGTCGACGTGCTCGCGGCGCGAGCCGTGCGGGCGCCGGCAGCCGCACCGCTCGAGCCGCACAGCCGCGCGGCGAAGCTCGTCGAGCGCGCCGCCGCGCTGCATCGGGCGCGCTACGGCGAAGTGGGGACGGCCTAG